In a single window of the Salvelinus namaycush isolate Seneca chromosome 6, SaNama_1.0, whole genome shotgun sequence genome:
- the LOC120050133 gene encoding uncharacterized protein LOC120050133: protein MVFSSSQQVVVAFTAVLFAFVVFPRMFGVGSGAKETRGFDARYNRKAGPGPGPGAVRGQPVNKNTAGSMNKAQTLENMQQMKVLMEQEMKGDKYKTNSNKGYVFTLMPLYAVGVGLFAAYKFLKIKSADDSQAQKNKDAKGPKKSEETENQLTELEQRLAQTEKMLNSILTQLDPLTSCVKSVAQEQKNEIMSQLQSIRHLMKKRGMDCPPLNIEEPRCERNLDDLIESLAAHGDTSPEVVAPAEDDQSGVVKEEEPVHLQQHRPESKDEYSATDAEEEDMPSLDDSCETNIEDIGLAQSIPEEMPSTGLRRRNRLE from the exons TACGGCGGTGTTGTTTGCGTTTGTGGTGTTCCCTAGAATGTTCGGCGTAGGGTCCGGAGCGAAGGAAACAAGAGGTTTTGATGCACGCTACAACAGAAAAG CGGGTCCGGGACCAGGACCAGGTGCAGTGAGAGGGCAGCCGGTCAACAAGAACACGGCTGGCTCCATGAACAAAGCTCAGACCCTGGAGAACATGCAGCAGATGAAGGTGCTGATGGAGCAGGAGATGAAGGGTGACAAATACAAAACCAACAGCAACAAGGGCTACGTGTTCACGCTGATGCCGCTCTACGCCGTCGGAGTCGGCCTCTTTGCAGCGTACAAATTTCTGAAG ATCAAGTCTGCAGATGACTCCCAAGCCCAAAAGAACAAGGATGCCAAAGGTCCCAAGAAGTCGgaggagacag AGAATCAGCTTACAGAGCTGGAGCAGCGGCTAGCGCAAACAGAGAAGATGCTCAACTCCATTCTCACCCAACTGGACCCATTGACAAGTTG TGTCAAGTCTGTGGCCCAGGAACAGAAGAACGAGATCATGTCCCAGCTCCAGTCCATCCGCCACCTGATGAAGAAGAGAGGCATGGACTGTCCACCCCTTAACATTGAAG AGCCGCGGTGCGAGAGGAACCTGGATGACCTCATCGAGTCTCTGGCAGCCCACGGCGACACCTCGCCAGAGGTGGTCGCTCCTGCGGAAGACGATCAAAGTggtgtcgtgaaagaggaggagccAGTCCACCTCCAGCAGCACCGCCCTGAATCCAAGGATGAGTACTCGGCAACCGACGCTGAGGAGGAGGACATGCCCTCCTTGGATGATTCTTGTGAGACCAACATTGAGGACATAGGCCTAGCCCAGAGCATTCCAGAAGAAATGCCTTCAACTGGGCTCAGACGACGCAACAGGCTGGAATGA